From the Hevea brasiliensis isolate MT/VB/25A 57/8 chromosome 15, ASM3005281v1, whole genome shotgun sequence genome, one window contains:
- the LOC110632264 gene encoding uncharacterized protein LOC110632264, translating to MSRLSFRPRPLDIHKKLPIVKSVKDFEEDDTPTSTRNSQLLRIAAVEPHNEVHHIPTKKLAPEIPTPQFVVVDTYERDYARTFAQPTSYLRARGARAELGEFVDYDLDNEDEVWLQDFNKDRKHLSPERFENLLFKLEVLDHKARERAGVITPTLASPIPVLLQLDSAIEAMQAQGQSARHAVLLSVYNYWKQKRERWQKPILRHLQPPPPVNDTNPYNVFRPREKAHRLHTRRMQRRENNVQSFEKLRQVRRNLNQAKTILEALIKREEKKREATETEVSLQRIQMKYKHETELLEYSLALPGFTPLSSKFASSEDEFVDSDDLASSRPRAQTAAVQNPPLTDSILTVPAGSMKQEFRRRHTPYGWLNKMDPLEPVLLFTKPLVPEKLAAAGIVPPVDSSSKNCASTPPYRFHGRIGRGGRIVFDRWNPFLHTTIDIGNSFCVPPRPHPSAYN from the exons ATGAGTAGGCTTTCATTCAGGCCTCGGCCATTAGACATTCACAAGAAGCTCCCAATTGTCAAGTCTGTCAAGGATTTTGAAGAAGATGACACTCCCACTTCTACTCGCAACTCTCAGCTCCTCCGAATTGCTGCTGTTGAGCCTCATAATGAG GTGCACCACATCCCTACTAAGAAACTAGCTCCTGAAATACCCACTCCtcagtttgttgttgttgatACATATGAAAGAGACTATGCCCGTACTTTTGCTCAACCCACATCCTATCTACGTGCAAGGGGAG CTCGAGCAGAACTTGGGGAGTTTGTTGACTATGATCTCGACAATGAGGATGAGGTTTGGCTTCAAGACTTCAATAAAGATAGGAAGCATCTTTCACCTGAAAG GTTTGAaaatcttcttttcaagttggAAGTGTTGGATCATAAAGCTCGGGAAAGAGCAGGGGTTATAACCCCCACTCTTGCTTCACCAATCCCTGTACTTCTACAACTTGATTCTGCAATTGAG GCCATGCAAGCTCAAGGTCAGTCCGCCCGACATGCAGTTTTACTGTCTGTTTATAATTATTGGAAGCAAAAG CGCGAAAGATGGCAGAAGCCTATTCTGCGACACTTGCAG CCTCCTCCACCAGTTAATGACACCAATCCGTACAATGTCTTCAGGCCAAGGGAAAAAGCTCACAGACTCCACACAAGAAGG ATGCAAAGGAGGGAAAATAATGTGCAGTCATTTGAAAAGCTTCGCCAG GTTAGGCGAAACCTCAACCAAGCTAAAACAATACTTGAGGCTCTTATTAAG CGGGAGGAGAAAAAAAGAGAGGCGACGGAGACTGAAGTGAGCCTCCAAAGAATCCAAATGAAGTACAAG CATGAAACTGAGCTCCTTGAGTACAGCTTGGCCCTTCCTGGATTCACGCCTTTGTCTTCCAAGTTTGCTTCAAGTGAAGATGAATTTGTGGATTCAGATGATCTAGCAAGCAGCCGTCCACGTGCCCAAACTGCTGCAGTTCAAAATCCTCCTTTAACAGATTCTATCCTTACAGTGCCTGCAGGAAGCATGAAGCAAGAGTTTAGGCGGCGACATACACCATATGGTTGGCTTAATAAAATG GATCCTCTGGAGCCAGTTCTGTTGTTCACAAAGCCTCTTGTTCCAGAAAAGTTGGCAGCTGCAGGCATTGTGCCACCAGTAGATTCTTCATCAAAGAATTGTGCATCGACACCTCCATACAGATTCCATGGAAGAATTGGTCGAGGTGGACGAATTGTGTTTGATAGATGGAACCCATTTTTGCATACTACAATAGACATTGGCAACTCTTTTTGCGTGCCACCAAGACCCCACCCTTCAGCATATAATTGA
- the LOC110632266 gene encoding 40S ribosomal protein S4-1, which produces MARGLKKHLKRLNAPKHWMLDKLGGAFAPKPSSGPHKSRECLPLILILRNRLKYALTYREVIAILMQRHVLVDGKVRTDKTYPSGFMDVVSIPKTNENFRLLYDTKGRFRLHSIRDDEAKFKLCKVRSVQFGQKGIPYLNTYDGRTIRYPDPLIKANDTIKLDLESNKITDFIKFDVGNVVMVTGGRNRGRVGVIKNREKHKGSFETIHIQDATGHEFATRLGNVFTIGKGNKPWVSLPKGRGIKLSIIEEARKRLAAGPTVG; this is translated from the exons ATG GCAAGAGGGCTGAAGAAACACTTGAAGAGGCTTAATGCCCCAAAGCATTGGATGCTTGACAAGCTTGGAGGTGCATTT GCCCCAAAACCATCATCTGGGCCTCACAAGTCAAGGGAATGCTTGCCATTGATCCTTATTCTGCGAAACAGGCTGAAATATGCTCTCACATATCGTGAAGTTATTGCTATTTTGATGCAGCGACATGTTCTTGTTGATGGGAAGGTTCGGACGGACAAGACGTATCCTTCGGGTTTCATGG ATGTTGTGTCAATTCCCAAGACAAATGAGAACTTCCGTCTCCTTTATGACACTAAAGGCCGCTTCCGTCTCCACTCCATCAGAGATGATGAGGCTAAG TTCAAGCTTTGCAAAGTCCGATCAgttcaatttggccaaaagggtATCCCTTACCTAAATACCTATGATGGGCGCACCATCCGCTATCCAGATCCACTCATCAAGGCTAATGACACCATCAAACTAGACCTAGAAAGTAACAAGATTACGGACTTCATCAAGTTTGATGTGGGAAATGTTGTCATGGTCACCGGAGGAAGGAATAGGGGCCGGGTTGGGGTTATAAAGAACAGGGAGAAGCACAAGGGGAGTTTTGAGACAATTCACATTCAAGATGCCACTGGTCATGAGTTTGCCACTCGCTTAGGCAATGTTTTCACTATTGGAAAGGGAAACAAACCGTGGGTGTCTCTCCCCAAGGGCAGGGGTATCAAGCTGTCAATCATTGAGGAGGCTAGGAAGAGGCTTGCAGCAGGCCCAACAGTTGGGTAA
- the LOC110632265 gene encoding L-ascorbate oxidase homolog — MGWVMLIILLCITILGVRGEDPYLFFVWNITYGTLSPLGVPQQVILINDKFPGPEINSTSNNNLVINVFNNLDEPFLLTWSGVQQRKNSWQEGMLGTNCPIPPGANHTYHFQVKDQIGSFLYYPSTALHKASGAFGGLHINSRLLIPVPYPDPEDDYTVIVNDWYTKSHKALRDLLDSGRTIGRPDGVLINGKNAKGDGKDEPLFTMKPEKTYKYRICNAGLKTSINFRIQGHPMKLVEMEGSHVMQNVYESLDVHVGQCLSVLVTANQVPKDYYMVASTRFLKTVVTGKGIIRYTNGKGPASPELPEAPVGWAWSLNQFRSFRWNLTASAARPNPQGSYHYGSINITRTIKLVNSASGAGGKLRYAINGVSHTNPETPLKLAEYYGIAEKVFKYDTIPDDPPAKTGEIVTQPNVLNMTFRNFVEIIFENPEKSMQSWHLDGYSFFKVAVEPGTWTPEKRNHYNLLDAVSRTTVQVFPKSWAAIFLTFDNAGMWNLRSELWERTYLGQQLYMSVLSPARSLRDEYNMPDNALLCGLVKDMPKPQPYSV; from the exons ATGGGTTGGGTGATGTTAATTATATTACTATGCATAACAATCTTGGGGGTTAGAGGTGAAGACCCTTACTTGTTTTTCGTATGGAACATCACATATGGAACTCTGTCTCCTTTGGGAGTTCCCCAGCAAGTTATTCTCATCAACGATAAGTTTCCAGGACCCGAAATCAACTCTACAAGCAACAACAATCTTGTGATTAATGTCTTCAATAACCTTGACGAGCCTTTCCTTTTGACATG GAGCGGCGTCCAACAGAGGAAGAACTCTTGGCAGGAGGGTATGCTTGGAACCAACTGCCCCATCCCTCCTGGAGCCAACCACACTTATCATTTCCAAGTTAAGGATCAGATTGGGAGCTTCCTTTACTACCCAAGCACAGCCTTGCACAAGGCAAGTGGTGCATTTGGTGGCCTTCATATCAACAGCCGTTTGCTTATCCCTGTCCCTTATCCCGATCCTGAGGATGACTACACTGTCATTGTTAATGACTGGTACACCAAGAGCCACAAAGCTCTCAGGGATCTGTTGGATAGTGGACGCACCATTGGCCGACCGGACGGAGTCCTCATTAATGGCAAAAACGCTAAGGGTGATGGCAAGGACGAGCCCCTCTTCACCATGAAACCTGAAAAGACCTACAAGTACAGGATTTGCAATGCTGGGCTCAAGACATCCATCAACTTCAGGATACAAGGCCACCCAATGAAGCTTGTTGAGATGGAGGGCTCCCATGTGATGCAGAACGTCTACGAGTCCCTTGATGTGCATGTTGGCCAATGCCTTAGTGTGCTTGTGACCGCCAACCAGGTTCCTAAGGACTACTATATGGTGGCTTCAACCCGATTCTTGAAGACCGTCGTCACTGGTAAGGGCATCATTCGATACACCAATGGCAAGGGACCAGCATCACCTGAGCTCCCAGAGGCACCTGTGGGATGGGCTTGGTCTCTCAATCAATTTCGTTCCTTCCGCTGGAATCTCACAGCCAGTGCTGCCAGGCCAAATCCTCAGGGCTCCTACCATTATGGATCCATCAACATCACCCGTACTATCAAACTCGTTAACTCAGCCAGCGGGGCAGGAGGGAAGCTTCGTTATGCAATCAACGGTGTTTCTCACACTAATCCAGAGACCCCACTCAAACTAGCCGAGTATTACGGGATCGCAGAAAAGGTTTTTAAGTACGACACCATTCCTGACGACCCACCTGCTAAAACAGGCGAGATTGTGACACAGCCCAACGTCCTCAACATGACTTTCCGAAACTTTGTGGAAATCATCTTTGAGAATCCTGAGAAGAGCATGCAATCATGGCACTTGGATGGGTATTCCTTCTTTAAAGTCGC TGTGGAGCCTGGCACATGGACTCCTGAGAAGAGGAATCACTACAATCTTCTCGACGCAGTTAGCAGGACCACAGTGCAGGTATTTCCTAAATCGTGGGCAGCAATCTTCTTGACATTTGACAACGCTGGAATGTGGAACCTAAGGTCTGAATTGTGGGAGAGGACCTACCTGGGACAACAGCTTTATATGAGTGTTCTTTCTCCAGCGCGCTCTCTGAGGGATGAATACAACATGCCTGACAACGCTTTGCTATGTGGTTTAGTGAAGGACATGCCGAAGCCCCAACCTTACAGCGTTTAA